Genomic window (Hemitrygon akajei unplaced genomic scaffold, sHemAka1.3 Scf000087, whole genome shotgun sequence):
gtgtatatacacacacacacacacacacacacacacacacacacacacacacacacacacacacacacacacacacacacacacacacacacacacacacacacacacacacacatatatttatacaccccccccacccccgccaattTGGGTACCTGCTCATTACATGAATGGGACAAGGAAGTTGCCCAGTACATGAAAGGAGTAGGTACACAAATACACAAATTGTGTGACCTACtagcggtgattgataagttcgtggcctaggatgaaaggagtcaattttacaaaacctagcaattttcaattatctgtaacagaaaaagcacaaaactgattaactttctgcataatcactcaaagagttgaactgcacgtgcaggtaccgagagctgtataactttcagccgcgaacttatcaatcacccctcgtacagctcaggttggggggaggggctacccagacggaatagaaGGTGCAGAGCCTGGACTTTGAGGATGGCCTTAacttggcagaagaggaggcgatgggttgacacgtcggaacgggaatgggaatggggagcggaatgaaaatgtttggacaccgggaagtcccgctgGGAGCGGACAGTTGAAAggtcagtttattatcaaagcaggtatccatgAACAACTCTTGcagtttttttcttctccagagaagcacaaaacaaagaaagagcatgaaagtcattcagagagaaaaatcaaactcctaccccaccccccacatcAAAAAGAatggcatcccgatcatcaaaccccaaaacccacccctcccgcacaaaagggaacaataacatCGATCCGCCCCCCTAAAAAacaaccctaccccgcacaactgcggaggagtcggtgtcaccagtgtagaggcggccgcatcgggagcagcggacacaataggcgaccccggaagattcacaggtgaagtgtcgcctcacctggaaggatgtttggacaacggagagagttcggccgtccggccctttcactgtgacaccctcgaactccacatcaaatccatccaaacgaatctgggcgaactttaatgaccaataaacataattcctctcagcgatcggCTGTCTGAATGAATGACTGACTTTAAAGAGGAAGGGGTGTCtatggtccacattgtcagggtgttgagtttaccaggagacaaagactgcagggacgagaggtcttctgttgactaatacactgtgtgtggaccccgctggcaattctggtgttgtgacccgaatcgagacaaacaccacgctgcccactccaccaacaacacggcacagccgaaCACATAACAGGgaactttacatctcacaacactggattcagtgatgaaacccgtgattaatgttgctGTCCCACTGAAATCATCAGAAACGTCCATTAAGGTGTTTTAAATTACAAGCGCTCCCCCACAAGTGCAGCCAATGTTTCTGGATGtgtgacccatttatgtgagaatttagctttTTGATTTATCAGGGCTTCCCATAAACATGTACAGTTCAGCTAAGCTTCActccagaatttccaaagcaacaaaccAGTCAGAtggttccacacaattaaaatagttaattacatttgtattatttttaaattttgtactacttatttaatttaactatagaatatgtatatttttgtaattcatagctgttaaaatctactgttatgagttaggttctactgctgccgcagagacaacaaatttcatgacatatgctggtgctattaaacctgattctgatattgatatgggagacccaccaccagtcacctgatcccagttaccgcagatcgtaatgtgaggctgaagccttttctatttattgGTATTCCTCAGAAAACTCAACAGttaagtttccttctgtggttccaaagcagaagctcagtctctctaatatttccacacaattaaaatggggatattgtttattatcatcatgtactgagctacagtgaaaatcttgcctgacataccagccacacagatcaatacattacgacagtacattgagctgatatacgacaaaacaataactgtaacaaagcattatggctgcagagaaagtgcagtgcagatagacatatggtgcagggtcacgtcgagttacattctGAGGTCGAGTACATTTTaccattcatttggcttataaccgcAGACAGGAAGCcgaccttgagcctggtggttcgtgctttaaggcttttgtatctcttccccgatgggggagtgGGTTTGAATGTCCAGATTGTGAGGAtgtttgagtacatggcctgcttttccgaggcaggagaagtgtaggaagagtccatggaggggaggcttgtttctctgatgttctccgcTCTccaaagttcactgcagttccttgcagtcatgggcagagcagtagccatacgaaggcgtgaagtatcgacaagaagctcagagacctcggccttcaccctgccttgtgtagctggatcctggacttcctgtcagatcgccagcaggtggtaagagtggactccctcacctctgtctctctgaccctgaGCACACATACCCCTCAGGGTTGTCTccttggccccctcctttactctctgtgcacccacgacttgtgtcgccactcacagctccaatctgtgatttaaatttgttgacgacactacattgattggcctaatctcaaataataactttcaatcAATCTCCTGACAactcggtccaaacaaacttgccacccttcttcaggagattagttaGCGGAAGAGCAAtaccagcaaagttcttacagaacttacgataatatccaaccattcccagaaactttCCAAGAGCCTTGTTACCAGTCGGAATAGAAACTTCagaaaattgcctggacttttgcctgaacaggagctaactTGACTtaacctacaacatagccaacataggtcacagtggcatggccaaattcactcttaggtaagttaactgtaaggctggcctgggaaagcctgtcaaacagcttttctactgcagagatacggtcattccaagtgtcactccctgtgactaagtcatcaatatcgGTATCTGTGTGTTCCAACCCTCGATTTACagaatcaatcattctctggaatgttcctggggcatttttcattccaaacagcAAAACCTTGTATTTgtacaacccagatggtgtcacaaacacagaaatttctctacctctgtccgtcaatggaacacaccgatactctttcaacagatcaatctttgttagaaatatagcaaatgcaatcattcaacCGAGGGATagaataggcatctgtttttgttactgcatttacctttccATAATCAGTGTAAAATCtagcagtgttatgcatatatagttttaaatatatatttcccaaacttaggtggtaaatgatacagtttTACGCTGGTGTGGTAAggatattcagttcagttcacggGATTGAAGTGAGTGAGAGATTTGGCATCCAAGTAAACAGGTGTCGATGTTCTCCGAATCTTCCAATTTAGTCAAATGTGACCAACTAAAGAGATTCATCTTCAAGTGACAAtctaccaacccaggcaagggttttCAGCAGATTTCACAGGGTTGCTCTTACATGCACTAATAGTCACAGACCGATTGCTCTTAACCGATCCTCAACCCCAAACGTGTGGACATTTAAAACTTCAGTGACAACTCTTCCCACTAGCCTTTGTGTGTCTGCGTGTCCTACGAAACAAACAGCAACACTCCTTTAAATACCattgtgctgaacaccagctgtccatcatgcaGGCCCTCCGCTCTATCTGTCTCTGTAACAAGCTGCTTgtgctcttttctctctctctctctctctcttacagacATGGTTCTCAGAGGCACAGTCCATAATCACAggcaatttacacctttctataTTCATGCAATATGTGTGTTGTTTAATTGGtttgccttgaccaatatctacgtCATATACTgtgaccgtggtttgcttgggaacattgggaaataaatctttaaacttcagaattaattccttcagctgttgttcttgctttggctgcagatgagccaacttgttatcaatgttttcttgaacatccgagttcattagcctaactgggaccgtgtttggcttgtgaaaagtatcagacgagtcaattgtttcattctcagggttgccagatttaTATGTTTTGATAACAGACGGTGCCTGCTTGTCAACATAAGGCTTTATCTtatttatgtgtaccacctgtgttattTTACGTTGGTCGGAtcttttaataacataattcagatAGTTAacttgagagactatttcatatgGTCCATTGAGTTTCACCTTAAGTGGGTTCAGCCACATTGGAAATAAGGCAAGCACCTTaccccccacctggtattttctttcacaaGTCTGCTTATCAAACCAAAACTTCATTGTGTTTCGACAAATCTTTAAATTTTGTCTTACTAGACTACAGGACTGGTGTAGtttgtttttgaacttcaaaacatagtctaacaagttaacatgtacatcccatcaatccactgttcctttaacaaggtcaaaggtcccctcactctctgaccaaatacaagttcaaatggactaaagcctgtaccaactctcttactgcgaacaaaagcaaatgtattccttcatcgcagtcttttccattttcaacacagtatgtcttaatcattgttttgagggtagaatgagaTCTTTCTAAAccccttgtgattctggatggtatgcagatgatgtaattcgtttagctcccagttcataaactacctgctagaataatccagatgtaaaattacttccttgatcagactggatttctttaggcaaaccaaataaagtaaaaaacttggtaagagccATTGCCacattttagctttaatatttctgagaggtattgcctatGAGAATCTGGATGCaatacacataatagttagcaaatactgatggccagctttagtctttggcaatgggccaacacaatccactataactttggaaaagggttcaccgaatgcaggtacagGCCACAGTGGGGCCACTGCTACggcctgattaggtttacccacaacctgACAAGTGCGGCAGGTTCTGCAAAAgatcacaacatctttcctcaaattaggccagtaaAATTCCTTCATAATCCTTTTTACAGTTtaattcactccaaaatggccacctaaggacatactgtgggccaaagttaaattTTCAGTCCtgtaaactttaggaactacaacttggtgaacaattgcccattcctcactcacaggtatagcaggtggcctccacttcctcattaacactccatccttgagataataccctactggcactttcttaatctcatcatcagagagagctgtttcttttaaagcttcaatctcagggtctcggttctgttctgctataaactccttcctagacagggataagTCTTTCTCATCAGACTGTCTACATGAATCTTGTTGAAACattgaaggcagaaaagtccctgacaagtcagCATAATCTGAATACCGATTTTGGCTATCActggtatcagaatcatgctgcacagaactgtCTGCGTCAGCAGACTTTTCAGCCATACTGTgagttactgcgcaggaaggataaatgttaaaatccatctgtgggtcgtcagtggttggcttagttgtcaactgcactgcaggaacaactttaccatctgccaggtcattccctaacagcaaagtaacatcttccaccagtaaactggagcacaatcTGATCTTAACAGGTCtggaaaccaaccctgactgtaaaggTACCTTGTGCAATGGCACAGAAACCACACCGCCCCCAAAgcatttaataagatttaccttaccagtgtcagtctcatcaccaaactttagaacgctgtctcatataagtgactgagaagcctcaGCATcttgaagaattttcactggtaccttcgtagacccttcctttactaatacaaacccatcagacataaaataatcaaatcccttcttaactcggtcatACCTCTCAGTCCTTAACTGagtctcaacagaatgttcagaaccctgtggggttataggtgcttcaacatactgaacacaggcattcagGACtggttcttttttctttttcttcttcagatGTCTTGCTAGACTACAAGACTGGTGTAGtttgtttttgaacttcaaaacatagtctaacaagttaacatgtacatccccatcaatccactgttccaaGGTCAAAGGTGCCTCACTCTCTGACCAAATCCAAGTTCAAATTGAACAATTTGAACTTCATATTGGCCATCATATGAGCAGCTTTCTTACAAtaacaagtaagaccagaatatttctccttcaactgcttcctttcatccttactcttgtcactcgTCCCAGCATTAATTTttggtttaccctggtgatccctgctactactttggaagctcttattcaaggtaaacttaaccttatgagttaaagcaaactcatctgctaatctagcagactcctgcaaagtggcagcatccttttcatctaaatatgtctttatgtcatcagggatgCGCCTTTCGAATtgttcaattaaaaccaactctttaaagctgttaaaatcatcatttacatttttatatgtgcaccagtggtcaaaacacacaaacttctcataagcaaattccatataagtctgACTCACcagatttcctcaaatttctaaacttttgcctgtatgcttCAGGGACCATCTCATAAGCTgagagcacagcctgtttcactatgtcataatcagctgcttcatcaactgtcaaagcagaatatgcTTGCTGAGCCtgccccttaattacactttgtaagagaatatgccaatcctcttttggccactttaaactctgagcaaccttctcaaaacaGCTGAAAGTATTCATCAAACTCTGCCTCGTAAAaaggaggtaccaatttaactaacacacacaaaatgctggtggaacacagcagaccaggcagcatctataggaagatccACTGTCGAACCACTTTCCTCATGTTTGTTCtaccaatttaacttcctcaCTGGCCTCAAACATCACCAGATTCTAACactagacccctttgctgcaatctctctatcttttccagctcgaacaccctctgtctttctgtttcctccctctgtttttctgcctttctagcctcaaactgcctctgcctttctgcagcctccatctttaatttttctaacttgtactggacctcaagctcactaggtttactttcaggaaacacctccaactcctccacgtTAAACACAccttcagatacataatgttctgCTATTATCCTCTTCATCTGTGCTCTcttcattgtcaatttcaccttagcaagttttaaccttttagCAATACTCGACAACTCAATCCTActggcgtcctctaatgcctcagaggttggcacTTCCGGAAATCTATCAACATCTATTGCTGCTGatattccacacacaaataaatcaaaagggatttccccaatgaaatcaatAATTTATCAATCAATATGcccccaaatctgttcatatcccGGACACagccccaattttgttatgaatcgtAACCctttagaaacaaaccagcagcaatagactacagctggagtctgtttttgatgttaaaacaaTCTTTATTAGATCCTAGTTATAATACagtaacttaagcaagataaTCAGAagttatgtgtatatgtgtgtgtaaatataacttccaaactattgagcttgggGGAAACAAGGCTTCGAGTCTTGATGCGTTAagagtatgaaagttcagttcaaccacagaataggtgatgagagagatatttgtaatccagggtaaatggcgagagaaggcaattatgtcgaattccacaggctcCAACGtggtaaaacgagacaacagtCGCTGTAGGTTTTATGCTtcatcgttccaaatccacatacaaattatcaccgaaagtgacttgtcacaaagggtatcgtcttcaagtgaattaccacaccacacgcAGCCAAgcgttaacacataagtggtcttcacaggatatgCCAAATCCGATCCACACCTATGGAACAAACGAGGTgataaccacacattcgatgtatggtGAATTGATAATTTACCCACCCTTGTGGTCATAGAAAAGTTCCAATCAGTGACCCTCGGCCACTAGTTCCCCGATTCTAATCCTTCCACTTTTCCTCCTCCGTCTtcgtctgagtgtctgtgtcctcggttaaaactaaacaagctgcgggCGAATTAAACAACCTGCAAGTCAGACTGACTCACCATCCtaatttctgtctctctctctcttaagatgactgtccacagcaaacaaaacctagggattcataataACGGCCACTtcccattgtgaactgactggtgtgccagtagttgggatgactgagtgaatcctttcccaaatTATGaacagatgaacggcttctccccggtgtgaactcgctgatgtctctgtagggagGAAGAGCGAGTgaaattcttcccacattctgagcaggtgaacggcttctccccagtgtgaactcgttgatgagtctgtaggttggatgagtgagtgaatctcttcccacattctgagcaggtgaaaggcctctccccagtgtgaactcgctggtgttccactaggtgggatgacagagtgaactgtttcccacattctgagcagttgaacggctTCTCACCGGTATGAACtctctgatgtctctgtagggtggaagattgagtgaatctcttcccacattttgagcaggtgaacggcctctcaccagtgtgaaatcgctggtgactctgtagtgtggatgactgagtgaatcccttcccacagactgagcaagtgaacggcttctccccagtgtgaactcgttggtgactctgtaggtcggatgaccgagtgaatctctccccacagattgaacaggtgaacggcctctccccagtgtgaaatcgctggtgACTCAGTaggttggataactgagtgaatcccttcccacattctgagcaggtgaatggcttctccccagtgtgaactcgctgatgtctctgtaggctggatgaatcaatgaatcccttcccacaatctgagcaagtgaacggcttttccccagtgtgaactcgctgatgtctctgtagggtggatgaatgagtgaatcccttcccacagtctgagcagatgaacggcttctccccagtgtgaactcgctgatgactctgtagggtggatgaatgagtgaatcccttcccacattctgagcaggtgaatggcttctccccagtgtgaactcgctgatgactctgtagttgagatgactgagtgaatctcttcccacagactgagcaagtgaacggcttctccccagtgtgaactcgctggtgactctgtagggtggatgactgagtgaatctcttcccacagactgagcaagtgaacggcttctccccagtgtgaactcgctggtgactctgtagggtggatgaatgagtgaatctcttcccacaatctgagcaggtgaatgacttttccccagtgtgaactcgctgatgagccattaggtcagatgactgagtgaatcctttcccagaagttcagcagatgaccagcctctgcctggtgtgttgtgaactgactggtgtgtccacaggtgggaagactgactgaatcccttcccacacacggaacaggtgaatggccttgcccagtgtgaacttgctgatgtaccttcaattgagatAACCGAGTCAATCCATTCCctctgtctgagcaggtgaatggcctttcctCTGCGTAAAATGCCGGACATGCTAGTTGGCCAAATGACCGAGTGAGtcactccccacagtctgagctggACAGATGGTCTATTGAAtctcttgctccacttcttaagtATCtagtcagagacagcaaaactggcgtgccgTGTTTGAGAGTCTTGGagataaattccttctcattttcaaCCTGTaacaagatttacaaaatccatcaatgggtgtaggacaacattacagatgagatcacttgagttgccaaggtttgatctggtatcacactgttacagtgaggttcaacccaagttggacagagaaatcatctcctgactgggcacagtgctggtatctggaatcaCCATCAATTTCCTCATGCTCTTGTGTCTCTAtaggaatggggcatttctgccatctccaatttgtaccttggctcagtttgactctatccattggtattattccctgttcctgctgagcagcatgggtgcctggccccacagtaactgaaacagtctcaagcaaatagtctttcttgatgtgcaactgggattttccttaacttaacgtgccacagttttaacgccatataaaaaaaaattcttgctGCGATGAATGGTTGGTCttcacagctgttaaaaggacttagaatgaatttttgtattatttcaggttcttgttaCAGTaatagaaaattacaacacagaaacaggccctttgggccatctagttagTGCTGAACTACTTCAACTGCACACTCCCATACCCTTATCATTTAGGTACCTATACAAacatcttaaatgctgaaattgcaccacttgtgctggctgctcattccacacccagatgaccgtctgtgtgaagaagtttcccctcatgtttcccttaacgtttcacctttcacccttaacccatggtcgctggttgtagtcccaccccatctcagtggcaaaagccagcttgcatttaccctagctatgcccctctatcacaatcaaatctcccctcagtcttgtatgatccaaggaataaagtcctgacctgtacAATCTTCCCTTATAATCCAAgtgctccagacctggcaacatccttgtaaattttctctgaactctttcaacctcttttacatctttcatgtaggtaggtgatcgaaactgcacacaatactccaaattaggcctcaccaatgtcttgtacaaagtcaacaatacatccatctcctgtactcagtactttggtttatgaaggccaatgtgacgaaatctttctttccgtccctatcaaactgtgacaccacttgcagTGAATTCCCagtgaatctgtattcccagatccctttcttctacagtgttcctcagtgccctcccattcactgtgtaagacctaggtccttccaaaatgcaacttgtctccattaaattccattttgcaTTTCATAACCCATTTTTTCAGCgggtccagatcacactgcaagctatgatagtcttccttgctgttcaCTACACCACAATCTTGGTTTCATCCACAAAGTTGCTGATCCAGCTAACCATGTTAACAttcagattactgatatagatgacaaacaacaacagatccagcagtGATCCTTGTggcaaccactagtcacaggcctccggtcagagaggcaaccatccgccaccacactctggcttctcccaatttactcgtccaatttactatctcatcttgaatgctgagtgactgaaccttcttgaccaacatcccatatgagacttcgtcaagtgccttgttaaagtccatgtagacaacatccactgacttgccttcatcgactttcctgataacttcctcgagagaatATATggtttagacatgacctaccatgctgaaagccatgctgcctatccTGAATCAGTCCACATTGATCCGAATACTTGTATATCCAGCTCctatatgttttggtcatgttctgtactgaaacatttttggaagtctattttctctacaatttctaaagttttaaaaattaatttacaaccttttTTATTTGgcataatccctcaatatattcatggtatttcgcCATCaaaccaacatgtaattgcatttgttacattattggccagaagggctattttgttgaaatggaaagatacttctgctcctactttgatacaatggttttctcaggtgataCTGTCTTAGTTTGGctaaaatcagaagtcgaacttttgattctcgatttgattttgagaaaaggtggagtTCATTTGCCCAcctctatcatctgatttgagttaattaatatggtttccttctgatttttctttaaatggatttgagttggtggtttgatgtttttttttatgcaagcgtgtatgatgtatagctccggggttcTGCTcctaatgcttttttttttgttttttactttcgggttttttgtttctttttctttcaaaaaatattcttaaaactttattttttcttattattactgatatattgcttagctttgttaatcagttatttgctaatttaatttttattgtacataatgacatattgacttaatgtatcttttttgttaATCATCAATAATAATTtattaaaaaaagattttaaaatgaaatatctgcctcctgcacacactttccaataactttcccactagtgatatcaggctcaccaatgtataatttcctagtttattttt
Coding sequences:
- the LOC140722728 gene encoding uncharacterized protein; translated protein: MAHQRVHTGEKSFTCSDCGKRFTHSSTLQSHQRVHTGEKPFTCSVCGKRFTQSSTLQSHQRVHTGEKPFTCSVCGKRFTQSSQLQSHQRVHTGEKPFTCSECGKGFTHSSTLQSHQRVHTGEKPFICSDCGKGFTHSSTLQRHQRVHTGEKPFTCSDCGKGFIDSSSLQRHQRVHTGEKPFTCSECGKGFTQLSNLLSHQRFHTGERPFTCSICGERFTRSSDLQSHQRVHTGEKPFTCSVCGKGFTQSSTLQSHQRFHTGERPFTCSKCGKRFTQSSTLQRHQRVHTGEKPFNCSECGKQFTLSSHLVEHQRVHTGERPFTCSECGKRFTHSSNLQTHQRVHTGEKPFTCSECGKNFTRSSSLQRHQRVHTGEKPFICS